ACTCGGCGCGGAGCCAAGGTTTCCAGAGCGCACTCTGGTGTGACCGACACGCCAACGAACAGCCATCTAGACCTCATGACGTGGATGCGCGGAGTCCACGCACATCGGAGCGGGCACTGAACTAGGCCCTGAGGGGGCTTGCGAAGCCATCACCTTGCACCACGATTGCGGCCCGCCCGTACTTGGGTGGGCCACGCTTGTGGCCCACCCGTTTGCATTACTTAGGCGTGGAGCCCGGAGTGGCTTCCTTGTGCGGCATGGCTTCACGCGCATTGGCCTTTTCCTGACCACGGGCTTCGGCCTTGCTGGTGTCCGCAAGGCCAGAGCCTTCACCTCGCGCTGTACCGCCATCCTTGATCTGCTTCACACCGGTTGCAGGACGGGCTTTCTTGTGGTCTTCGCCATGCGCTTGCGCCTTGGAGTTGGTATAGGGCGTGGCTTCCTGGGTGTCGCCAGCGGCGAATGCGGACGATGCTGCTGTCATGGCGAGGGCAATAAGGAGCGTTTTCATGATTTTTCCTTGGTGGGTTGACGTGCGAACAGAAGAACGCCCCCTTTTCTTGAGGGCGTAGCGAGACACTTTTTGCGCTTACTTGGCAGGCTCGATGGCAGTGACGACCATCTTTCCGCCCTCGTTGATCACCATGAAGCGGATCTTGTCGCCGGCCTGCGCCTTGTCGAGCAGGGCCTTGTCCTTGGCTGTGAACACCATGGTCATCCCCGGCATCTCCAAGTGCTTGATGTCGCCATGCTTGATGGTGATTTTTCCGGCGTCCTTGTCGATCTTGCGCACCTCTCCATCGGTCATGGAGGCTGCGGCCGTGGTTGCGGCTCTTCCGGCGTCTCCAGAGGCTTGCGCCGTGGCTGACAACGGCATGAGTGCGGCCAGCGACAACATCGCGCCGATCAAAAGACTGTTTGCGTTTTTCATATGAACTCCTTGTCCAATTGCGTGGAGGGTTTCTCCGCTTACTTCTTGACCACCGTGACCTGGCCCTTCATGCCTGCGTCGTAGTGGCCTGGGTACAGGCAGGCGAACTTCACTTCGCCAGCCTTGGTGAACTGCCAGATGATTTCGCCTTGCTTGCCGGGGGCCAGCGACACCTTGCTGGGTTCGTCATGCTCCATGTCCGGGAACTTCTTCATCGTCTCGTAGTGCTCCTTGAGTTCGGCATCGGTGCCCATACTGAACTCGTGTTTGACCTGGCCACTGTTCTTGATCACGAACTTGATAGTCTCGCCCTGCTTGACGGAGATTGCAGCGGGCGTGAAGCGCATGGTGTCAGCCATGTCAACATTGATCGTGCGGCTTACCTTGCTTGCTGTACCTGGCTGTCCTATGGCTGACTCCTCGCTTCCGTGGCCGTGACCACCGCTGTGAGTACCACCTGCCAGGCTATTGAAAGACAGAGCCACCAGGGTTGAGGCAGCGATCAGGGAAAGAGTGCGTTTCATAGTTACCTTACGTTGTGAATGAGGAAAGGGGGCGATCAGTGGCCGCTGTGCGAAGACGGTTTTTTGACCTTGACGACAGTGTCCGAACTGGACTTCTCTTTGCGGGGCATGGATTGGCCGCCCTCGGCCTTGAAGCGGGCAGGCTCCGCCATCGGGCCGGTGTACTCGTACGCCACCGTGCCCTCTGGGTTCTTGTACCAACCCGGATTTTTGTAGTCGCCCGGCTTCTGGTCGCGGCGTACTTTGACGACGCTGAACATCCCGCCCATTTCGACCGACCCGAACGGGCCTTCCCCCGTCATCATGGGAATGGTGTTGTCCGGGATGGGCATCTCCATCTCGGTCATGTCTGCCATGCCCCGTTCGCCCATGACCATGTAGTCGGGGATCAGGTTGTTGATCTTCTTGGCGACGCCGCGATGGTCCACTCCAATCATGGTGGGAATGTCGTGACCCATTGCATTCATGGTGTGGTGGCTCTTGTGGCAGTGGAACGCCCAGTCGCCTTCTTCGTCCGCGAGGAACTCGATCTGGCGCATCTGGCCCACTGCCACGTCGGTGGTCACTTCATAGAGACGCGTGCTCTTTGGTGTGGGACCGCCATCCGTGCCGGTGACCAAAAACTCATGACCGTGCAAATGCATGGGGTGGTTGGTCATGGTGAGGTTGCCGATGCGAATGCGCACCTTGTCGTTGAGCCGGACGTTCAAGGAATCGATGCCAGGAAAGATGCGGCTGTTCCAAGTCCATAAATTGAAATTCAGCATTTCCGCGACCTTCGGCGTAGCGGCCCCGGGCTCAATGTCGTAGGCACTGAGCAGGAAGCAAAAGTCTCGATTCACTTCATCAATCAGCGGATGCTTGGTCTTTGGATGCGTGATCCAAAAGCCCATCATGCCCATGGCCATCTGGGTCATCTCATCGGCGTGCGGGTGGTACATGAAGGTACCTGGACGGCGCGCCACGAATTCGTAGACGAAGGTCTTGCCCGACTGGATTGCGGGCTGGTTCAATCCCGCCACACCGTCCATGCCATTGGGCAAACGCTGTCCATGCCAGTGGATGCTGGTGTGCTCGGGCAGCTTGTTGGTCACAAAAATGCGAACGCGGTCGCCTTCCACCACTTCAATGGTGGGACCAGGACTCTGGCCGTTGTATCCCCACAGGTGGGCCTTGAAGCCAGGGGCCATTTCGCGCACAACGGGTTCTGCCACCAGGTGGAACTCCTTGACCCCCTGGTTCATGCGCCAGGGCAGCGTCCAGCCGTTGAGCGTGACCACCGGGTTGTAGGGGCGCCCGGAGTTGGGCACCAGCGGCGCCATGGTGTCTGCGCTTGTCTGGTACACGGGTTCTGGCAGTGCGGCCATTGCCACGCGGCTCACACTCGCTGCGGCCACGGCCCCTCCGGCAATGCCAGCAAACCGGAAAAAATCTCTTCTTGAATTCATGTTGGTTTCCTTGAGGGGATCAGTGGCCTGCACCGGCTTCGGCAGCGGCTGCGCCACCGCCCGAGACGCCAGCGCTGGTGGGCTTGCCGATGAGAGAGGCCTGAAGGGCGGCGTCCGCCAGCCAGAACTGCTGTTCGGCGTTCAGGGCCGCCATCACCGAGTTCACCTGGTCGCGGGAGTCGGCAAGCAACTCGAAAACGCTGATCAGCATCCCGTTGTAGCGAAGCTGGTTTTCTTCGGAGATGGTTTTTCGCAGGGGAATCACCTCGTCGCGGTGGTGACGCGCGATGTCATATGCAGTGCGGTACGCGGAGTAGCTCTCCCTAAGGTTCGAACCCGCCGCGCGTGCGGTTGCTTCCAGGCGGTTGGCCGCAGCCAGGGTCTGCGCATTCATGGCGTCGCGCCGCATTCCACCCCAATCGAAGATGGGTAACTGCAAGCTGATCTCGAAGCCGCGCCGCGTGGAGTGGGTGTTCTCGGCGGCATCAAAGACTGAGTCGCGCCGCACGCCCAACTCGATGTCCGTGAAGGTCGTGATCGTGTTCCAGCCTTGCGCGCGTGCGGCTGCGTCGTAGTCAGCCTTCGCGATCTGCAGATCCAGCCGCCCCTTAGACGCTTGGCGGCCAGCGTCCGATGGGGACAGCGGCTCCTTGGGCAGTGTGGGAAGGCGTTCAGGCAACTTGAGCTGTTGGGCTTGGCTATCGTCCAGGCCTAGCAGCCGCACCAGCTCCTCACGGGCTGCCGTGACCTGGTGCTGCGCACTGGCCAGCTGGGTCGCAGTGTCGGCGTAGAACGCTTGCTGGCGCACACGATCGAGCTTGTTGAAATTGCCCACTGCCTGCATGCGCTTGGCCAACTCAGCGCTGGCTTGAGCACTTGCGACGACCTGTTGGGTGTATGCCAGTGTCTGTTGCGCGGCGACAGCCCGGACCCAGGCCTGACGTACCTGCGTGACTTGGTCCACTACGTCGCTGCTCAGGCGCAACTGGGTCTGCTTGATGCGCTGCTCGGCGATGCCTTTGCGTGTCGGCAAGGTCAGCAGGTCAAGCAGGCCGAAGGACAGGATGCGGCCGATCTCCGTCTCGCTGCCCAGGCGAACGCGCTCCAGGCTCAGAATGGGGTTGGCGATGCGGCCGGACTGGGCTGCCGTGGAAGCGTCCGCCCAGTTTTGAGCCACGATGGCCTGCAGGGATGGGCTATTGACGAGTGCGAGTTGAACGGCATCCTTCTGACTGAGCGGCTTGGCCAGCAGATCCGAAGCGCGCTGGCGCAAGGCGTCCCGCTCGCTCTGGTCCCGGGCCAAGGTAAGCTGGCCGTCCGTGAAACCGCTTGCGGCTGTATTGGCGCTGGTGAGGTTCTGCTCCAGATTCACGCTGGCGCAACCAGACAAGACCGCCACTGCGGCCACGGCGATCACGAGTTTGGCGCGGGGCGTGTGCAAGGGGCGGTTCATTGTTTGCCCCCGTGGTGTGCGTCATGGCCCTGCGCGGGTTGGTCCTGGCCGGTTGTGGGTGCCGTCTGGCGAATTTCCTTGGCATAGGTGCGCCAGCCTCCGATCTCGCCCACCTTGTCATTGGCCGCTTTCCAGGGCTGGACGGATTGCTCTTTGTAGGCTTCGTAGCCCGAGAGGGCTGATCGGTACGAAAGCTGATAGTCCACCTTGGCGGATTCGCCCTCTGGCATCTGAGCCAGAGCCAGGGACGGCGCTATTAGCGCGGCGGCCAGCCAGGGGGTTGATATAGGTCGTGAAAGCCAGGAAATTTTCATAGGTTCACCATGCGTTCTTGATGCAACGCATTGTGTGATCCCAAGGCTTCCGCCGACATAACGGCTTAATTACATCTTTGTCATCTGAAAGAAAGCCCGCGATCTGCAGGCACACTTGCCGTCATTCGCAGACAGGGAGATCCCGTGAAGATATTGATCGTCGAGGATGAAATCAAAACCGGCGAATACCTGCGCCAAGGCTTGCGTGAGGCAGGGTTCAACGCCGATCTGGTTCACAACGGAGTCGATGGCCTGCATCTGGCCCAGGAAGGTGACTACGACCTGGTGATCCTGGATGTGATGCTT
Above is a window of Acidovorax sp. KKS102 DNA encoding:
- a CDS encoding copper-binding protein; the encoded protein is MKNANSLLIGAMLSLAALMPLSATAQASGDAGRAATTAAASMTDGEVRKIDKDAGKITIKHGDIKHLEMPGMTMVFTAKDKALLDKAQAGDKIRFMVINEGGKMVVTAIEPAK
- a CDS encoding TolC family protein; the encoded protein is MNRPLHTPRAKLVIAVAAVAVLSGCASVNLEQNLTSANTAASGFTDGQLTLARDQSERDALRQRASDLLAKPLSQKDAVQLALVNSPSLQAIVAQNWADASTAAQSGRIANPILSLERVRLGSETEIGRILSFGLLDLLTLPTRKGIAEQRIKQTQLRLSSDVVDQVTQVRQAWVRAVAAQQTLAYTQQVVASAQASAELAKRMQAVGNFNKLDRVRQQAFYADTATQLASAQHQVTAAREELVRLLGLDDSQAQQLKLPERLPTLPKEPLSPSDAGRQASKGRLDLQIAKADYDAAARAQGWNTITTFTDIELGVRRDSVFDAAENTHSTRRGFEISLQLPIFDWGGMRRDAMNAQTLAAANRLEATARAAGSNLRESYSAYRTAYDIARHHRDEVIPLRKTISEENQLRYNGMLISVFELLADSRDQVNSVMAALNAEQQFWLADAALQASLIGKPTSAGVSGGGAAAAEAGAGH
- a CDS encoding plastocyanin/azurin family copper-binding protein, with protein sequence MKRTLSLIAASTLVALSFNSLAGGTHSGGHGHGSEESAIGQPGTASKVSRTINVDMADTMRFTPAAISVKQGETIKFVIKNSGQVKHEFSMGTDAELKEHYETMKKFPDMEHDEPSKVSLAPGKQGEIIWQFTKAGEVKFACLYPGHYDAGMKGQVTVVKK
- a CDS encoding multicopper oxidase family protein encodes the protein MNSRRDFFRFAGIAGGAVAAASVSRVAMAALPEPVYQTSADTMAPLVPNSGRPYNPVVTLNGWTLPWRMNQGVKEFHLVAEPVVREMAPGFKAHLWGYNGQSPGPTIEVVEGDRVRIFVTNKLPEHTSIHWHGQRLPNGMDGVAGLNQPAIQSGKTFVYEFVARRPGTFMYHPHADEMTQMAMGMMGFWITHPKTKHPLIDEVNRDFCFLLSAYDIEPGAATPKVAEMLNFNLWTWNSRIFPGIDSLNVRLNDKVRIRIGNLTMTNHPMHLHGHEFLVTGTDGGPTPKSTRLYEVTTDVAVGQMRQIEFLADEEGDWAFHCHKSHHTMNAMGHDIPTMIGVDHRGVAKKINNLIPDYMVMGERGMADMTEMEMPIPDNTIPMMTGEGPFGSVEMGGMFSVVKVRRDQKPGDYKNPGWYKNPEGTVAYEYTGPMAEPARFKAEGGQSMPRKEKSSSDTVVKVKKPSSHSGH